Genomic DNA from Candidatus Hydrogenedentota bacterium:
GGAGCCGTTTGTCGCCGGGCAGTTGCCGGTGCTGCTGCGGAATCCGGAAACGAACTGGCAGCCGATGGATTTCTCGCCGGACCTGCAAACGGAGGAGGGGTTTGACACGCTGCGCCGGCTGCGGGAGGAGGTGCGGGCATTGGACGAGGGGGTGTTGACGGTGCTGGTGGGGGACATGATCACGGAGGAGGCGCTGCCGACCTATGCCGCATGGCTGGCGGCGATGGAGGGGCATCTGCCGGGTCTGCCGCAAACGTCGTGGGGCCAGTGGAACCGGGCCTGGTGCGCGGAGGAAAACCGCCACGGGGACATTCTGAACCGGTACCTGTATCTCTCGGGCCGGGTGAACATGCGCGAGGTGGAGGTGACGGTGCAGCACCTGATTCATGACGGGGGCGACACGGAAACGGGGAGCGACCCCTACCGGGGCTTCATCTACACGAGTTTCCAGGAACTGGCCACGCGGGTGTCGCACCTGAATGTGGCGCGTCTGGCGCGGAAGGCGGGCGCGGAGATGCTGTACACGCTGTGCAGCCGGGTGGCGGGGGACGAGCAGCGGCACGCGCGGGCGTACAAACTCTTCATCGCGAAGTTTCTGGAACTGGACCCGGACGGGGTGGTATTGGCTTTTGAGGACATGATGCGGAAAAAGATCACCATGCCCGCGCGGTACATGCGGGAAAAGGGCGCGGCGGCGGGG
This window encodes:
- a CDS encoding acyl-ACP desaturase, producing the protein MHPTRTEVMRHLEPFVAGQLPVLLRNPETNWQPMDFSPDLQTEEGFDTLRRLREEVRALDEGVLTVLVGDMITEEALPTYAAWLAAMEGHLPGLPQTSWGQWNRAWCAEENRHGDILNRYLYLSGRVNMREVEVTVQHLIHDGGDTETGSDPYRGFIYTSFQELATRVSHLNVARLARKAGAEMLYTLCSRVAGDEQRHARAYKLFIAKFLELDPDGVVLAFEDMMRKKITMPARYMREKGAAAGETFRKFEVVATRLGVYTPADYVEILENLLKDWGIAGLAGLSPEAAKAQDYVCGLPERYRKVMARFRPQKEEEHVTFRWFLPPEAAGGRA